The Stigmatella aurantiaca DW4/3-1 genome contains the following window.
GCGCCAGAGGCCGGTGCATTGAGTCTTCAGTTGCGCACCCTACCTGGGACGTAGCATACCTGGGGCATGAGCAGGCCCACAACAGTCCAGGAGCAGGGGGCCGGGCCGGAGCCGAGACCGGAGCCCCCCGGCGAAGCCAGTGACATGGAGGCGGTGCGTGCGTACATGCGGCAGTTGCTGGAGGAGGGCCGAGGTGAGGAGGCCATCGAGTTGTTGCTGGGCCTTTTAGGAAGGCTGCGCGAGGAGCATTCCAGCACGGCGATGAGGCTGAAGGAGGCGTTGAGGCAACTGTACGGGCGCAGGAGTGAGAAGACCCCCGCCAGTTCCCTGCAACTGCTGCTGTCACTGCTCACCCAGCCGCCGCCTGGCCCGCCCGAGGCCGACAGCGGAGCGCAAGCGCCTGCGGCGGCCCCAGCCGCCCCGCCGGAGCAGGCGCCGAAGAAGCCGCCCCGGCGTGTCCTGGCGCGCGGCGCCAAGGCGCTGCCGGCCCACCTGGAGCGGCGCGAGGTGCAGGTGGAGCCTTCTGCCGAAGAGTGTACGTGTCCTGAATGCGGTCAGCCCAGGAAGAGCATTGGCCAGGAAGTCAGCCAGCGGTTGGAATTGGAGCCCGCGCGCTTCTATGTGCGAGTGGAGAAGCGGCCCAAGCTGGCGTGTGCTCGCTGTAAGGAGGGTGTGGTGGCCGCCCCCGCGGGCGAGACGCCGCTGCCAGGAGCGTTGCCGGGCCCCGGCCTGCTGGCGCAGCTGTTGGTAGGCAAGTACCGAGACGGCCTACCGGTGCACCGCCAGCAGGCCATTTTCGATAAACGGTATGGGGTGAAGCTGCCGCCTTCCACCCTGGGCGACTGGGTGGCCGGTGCCAGCGACTTGCTGGTGCCCCTGGTGGCGCTGCTCAAGCGCCGAACGCTCAGTGACTTCCTGCTGCATACTGATGACACCGGGGTGCGAGTGCTGGACAAGGAGGACGCGCGTGGCGTCAAGCGCGGCCACCTCTGGCCTTACATCGGCCAGGGCGGCAATCTCTTCGTCGAGTACACACCGGATTGGAGTAGCCAGGGGCCCCAGGCGGTGCTGGCCAACTTCCAGGGCTATCTCGTGGTGGACGGCTACAAAGGCTACCAGGCGCTCTTCGGCCACGCTTCGCCTCGCACCGAGGTGGGATGTTGGATGCACGCCCGGCGTGGCTTCGAGCGTGCTCACCTGGCAGGTGACGCGCGTGGCAGCACAGTGCTGGCCCTCGTGCAGAAACTGTATGCCGTGGAACGCCAAGCCACCCAAGCCAGTCTGTCCTGCCAAGCCCGGCTGGCGCTGCGCTTGGAGAAGAGCGCTCCGGTCTGTCTCGAACTCTTCGGTTTGCTGACGGATTGGGCTCCTCACGTGCCCCCGAAAACGCCGCTGGGTAAGGCCATTGCCTATGCGCTCCACCGCTCTGTCCCCTTGGGCCGCTTCCTCGAGGATGGACGCGTGCCTCTGGACAATGGAGAGGCCGAACGGCTCATCAAGCTGATTGTCCTCGGCAGGAAGAACTGGCTCTTCCTGGGCAGCGACGCCGCAGGCCACCGCGCGGCGGCTGTCTATTCCCTGGTCCTCAGCTGCTATCGGCTGGAGATGGACCCCTGGGCTTACTTTCGCGACGTGTTGCCCAAACTCGGTGACACCCTCTTCCCCGCCTCTCGCATCGCGGAGCTCCTCCCCGAGGCGTGGGCACAGCAACCAGCTCAGCAGCGATAGGCTCGTCGACTCTCCTTCTCTCACCCTCCCTTCCTGCCACGCTCTTCGCCCTACGACACCCTGGGTCGGAGCGGAGGCTTACCGAGGATGCGTGTCGCGTCGTCGAGGGCCATTACAGCAAGCAGGTGCGCGCGGCGTTGCACCAGAGCGTGGAGAAGCTCACCAGAGGCAAGCTGACGGCGGAGTTCTAGGCGCGCCGACCATGAGTGCCAGTTGCCGACGCCAGGGCTGTACCGCGTGCAGAGCGTCGCGAGTGCCCGGCGCGGCCGGTCTGGCCCGCGTCCGCAGCCGCTGCGGTGACGCCCACCAGCGGCTGCAGCTCTTCGCCTGCCAGCGCCACCTGCGTATCCGCCTCCCACGCCGCGACGTCCGGCCGACGCGCCCTCTTGCAGGCATGGGAGCGGCACCCGCCCGGTGGCAGGAATAAGGTGAACTTCGCGGATACATGGATGGTGCCCAGCAGCGCCCGCCCCTACCCATTCGGCACCTGGAACCCGAAGCCGTCTGGTATCGACGCCGTCCATGGCGCGAAGCCCAGGTGCACTACGGCGACGGGTGCCCAGGAGAGGGCGTCCAGCATCCCGCAGAAGGGGAGGCGTCGGGGGAGCATCGTACAGACCTGGGGTGGGCTATGTGGTGGATCATGCTACCCCATGGATGGGTGCCGCCTCCTTCCTCCTGCGTGTCTGGTCCTTCCCGTACAGCCCTGCTCGTAGCTCTTGGCGCGAGCGCGGTGTCGGCCTCCGCTGTATTGGTCACGTAGAGTACGGCTGGCGGTACGGGCCTCGCGGGAACGGCGTGGTGGTTGGTGTCATACCCTTGCCCACTCTTCCTTGTGGTGAGGCTGTGCCAGACCACTCTGATGCGCTGACGCTCCAGGCGCAAACGGCCGCCAAGCTGCTGGGCGTAGTCCGCTGAGGCAAGCGAAACGCGTTACGTCGCACGCGGCGGCCCGAACCATCGGGTCAGGGCCTCACGCAGACCCTGGTCCGTGCCCTCCCCGACCCACGCGACGTGTCCGTCCGGTTGAATCAGCACCGCAATGGGTGCAGTGACCGCGCCGAGCACCGGGAACTCCCACTCCCCCGGGTAGCGAGCAGCGACCCTCCGAACCCGGTCCGCCCAGGGCGTGACGTCGAGCGTGCCGGGCTCGCCCAGGTTGAGCAGCACCGGCCGCGCGTCGTGCAACAGGTGGAACACGCGCCGCGGGCCGTCGGCGGTGACCAGGTCGAGGTCCGGCATGCGGCGCCCGAGCAGCGGGTGCCCGTTGCCCAGGTCGTAGTGGACGTCCAGCCCCGACATCATCGCCGCGTACTGTTTGCGTGGCCCGTCCATCCGCAGCAACTCAGCCAGCGTCTCGCGCACGGCGTCCATCCGCGCGTCACCGCGGCTCAGCGCGGTCTGCGCCAGGGTCTTCCGCAGCGCACGGGCCGCGACGGGGTGCCGCTCGGCCTGGTACGTGTCGAGCAGGTTCTCCGGCGAGACGCCGCGCACGGCCTGGGCCAGCTTCCACCCCAGGTTCACGGCATCCTGCACGCCGAGGTTGAGCCCCTGTCCGCCCATCGGCGAGTGCACGTGGGCCGCGTCGCCGGCCAGGAGCACCCGCAGGTTGCGGTAGGACGCCGCCTGCCGCGTCATGTCGGTGGACCTCGAGAGGTACGTGGCGTTGCGCAGGCCGTAGTCCGTCCCGTAGAGCGCGACGAGCCCCTCGCGCAGCCCCTCGAGGGTCGGCGCGTCGTCCGTGCCGACCCGCTCCTCTCTCAGCACGACGCTCACGCGTCCGTCCTCCAGCGGGCGATGCCTGACTGGATGGACCCCTTCGCTCGGACGATTGACGCGGCAAAGAAGTACGTCGTGTCGACCACCCTGGAGCGGGTCGATTGGAACGCGGAACTCGTGCGCGGGGATTTGAAGAAGGCCGTCCAGCAGCTCAAGCGGGAGCCGGTAAGGGATTGTTCGTGGGCGGATTGAAGCTCCCTCTTGCGCTGGCGGAGCTGGGGTTGATCGATGAGTACGAGTTCGTGGTGCAGCCCAGTTTCGTGGGCCATGGGCTGACCTTGTTCGCGGGGCTATCGAAGCGTGTTGACTTGAAGCTCGTGAGTCGGCTGGAGTCCGGCTCGGGGGCGGTGGCGATGCGGTATGAGCCGAGAAGGTAGCCATCGGGCTTGTGCCCTCGTCGCACGTCATTGGAGCGAATGTGCGCGCCCTGCTCACTCGCATTGACGCGCGGCCGAATGTGGCCTTGACGCACCCATGACGCGGCGACCGAATTTTAGGTAGGCACAGGGCCGCATTGTGGTGCTCGCGACGGGCCAGGAGCGGGTGCCAGCACCCTTCCAATTAGAGCGTGAGGCTGCGCAGGGTGGCGTCGTCCGCCACGCGCATCCACGGCTGAACGTATTGCTCCAAGGTGGGAAACGGCCGCCCCGGCTCGGCGACCAGGAGCATGCCCGCGTTGACGTCCACCAGCGTCTCCTGCTCCTTCCCGTCTCCATCGGAGAAGGAAACCTTGCGCTGGGGCGTGGCGCTCGTCGGGTCGTAGTCGCCGAGCTTCGCGGGCGTCGGCATGAGCCAGCGCAGGCGAAGGTCCACCTCCACGGCCTCGGGGGCGGTCCACCGGATGGTGGGCAGCGGCGTGTCCTTCTTCCAGGGAGGACGGAACCAGGTGGCCACGGGAGTCCCTCGCGCATTGCGCGCGACCCCCAGCTGCACATATGGGTTCGTCCCGAACTGGGTGGCGGCCCACTCCGTCCACCGCAGCTCGAGGTGGTCCGCGGCGAGAATGGCCTTGGGGCTGCCATCCGTCGCGGTCACCGTCTTGTCATCTCGCAACCGGACGCTCACCACCAGCAGGTCACCGCGTCGGCGCAGGCTCACCTTCAGGTCCGCGTCCTCGGGCTCCTTCCAGTGCTTCTGGCCCCAGGAGACCTGTCCAGGAGAAGGAAGGACCGTGGCCTCCAACTCAGAGACGCCCTGTGCCATGCCGTCCGACTCGGACTCATCTCCCTCATCATTCTCGTCGTCCGCCAGAGTATTTTTCCCCTATGTCTCAAGTAGGCTGGTCAGTAAACAAAGGAGCGCGACTCAGGATTCAGGACATCCGCCCTCCGGTCCATTGCATTAAGGTCGTCCCATGAAATTTCTGGGTGACTTGGACGAGGCCTCGCTGGCGCGGACGCAACGGTGCAACCGTCGCCTCGTGGAACCGAGCCGGCTGCAGGCCATCCGGGACACCGGGCTGATGGACACGCCCCAGGAGGAGGCCTTTGATCGCCTCGCCCGCTTGGCAGCGCAGCTCCTCGACGTCCCTCTGACCATCATGTCCCTGGTGGACGCGGACCGTCAGTTCTTCAAGGCGGACTTCGGCCTGCCCTCGCCCTTCCGGGAGACACGGCAGTTACCGATTGACGCCTCGCTGTGCCGCTACACGCTCGAGGGGGAGCCCATCATCTCCTCGAACGCGCCCGCCGACCCGTTCCTGAAGTTCCATCCCTCGACCGGACCCTGGGGAATCGTCGCTCTCATCGTGCTCCCGTTGATCAACCCGGATGGGCACGTGCTGGGGACCTTCTGCTGCATCCAGCCCAAGGTGCGCGAATGGACCTCGCGGGACCTCACGGTGATGCGGGAGCTGACGGCCTCCATCATGACGGAGATCAACCTTCGCAATCAGATACAGAAACTGAAGACCGAGCAGAACCTTCGGGACACGTTCGTCGCGGCGCTCACCCATGACCTTCGCACGCCCCTGACGGCGGCGAAGATGAGCGTGCAAGTGCTGGGGAGGCGCCATGCGGACCTGCCGAGCGTCCAGTCTTCCGTGGCCCGGGTGAGCGGGAGCCTGGACCGCGCGGAGCGCATGATTCAAAACCTGCTGGACGCAAGCCGCATCCAGGCCGGGCAGCGGGTGGCGCTGGAGATGGGGGAATGCGACTTCCACGCGGTCATCGCCCAAACCCTGGACGAACTCGCGGCGGTCTATCCGGAGCGTTTCGTGCTGAAGGCGGAGGGCATGTTCACGATGAGGGCGGATCCGCTCGGGCTGCGCCGCATCGTGGAGAACCTGGCCTCCAACGCGGCGAAGTACGGCGCGCCGGGCACCCCGATTGAAGTCCTGCTCGAACGGAGCGAGCACCAGGTGGTGCTCCAGGTTCGCAACCAGGGCACCCCGATTGCCGCGGACGAATTGCAGACCATCTTCGAGCCGTTTCATCGCACGAGGTCCGCGACGGAGAGCGCCGAGAAGGGCTGGGGACTGGGTCTACCCCTGGTGAGGGGCCTCGTCGAAGCGCACGGAGGCACGGCCACCGTAACGAGTTCCGCCGAGGAGGGAACCTGCTTCACCGTCGCCCTTCCTCTTGAGGCGACTTCGCACCAGCGGCTCTCTGCCTGAGGGGTTCGGCCCCCTGTGACAGAGGAGAGAGGTCGTCTCGGCCTACATACCGAGCTGATGCGCCCTCCGCGCGCGCCTCGCTCGCTCGCCTTGACGCGCGACTCGACGGGGCAATGACGCGGCGACCGAGTTTGGGGCGCAGGTATGTGCTGGAAGAGGAGAGCCGGCGAGGCTCATTCGCGCTGTACGCGATGG
Protein-coding sequences here:
- the tnpC gene encoding IS66 family transposase translates to MSRPTTVQEQGAGPEPRPEPPGEASDMEAVRAYMRQLLEEGRGEEAIELLLGLLGRLREEHSSTAMRLKEALRQLYGRRSEKTPASSLQLLLSLLTQPPPGPPEADSGAQAPAAAPAAPPEQAPKKPPRRVLARGAKALPAHLERREVQVEPSAEECTCPECGQPRKSIGQEVSQRLELEPARFYVRVEKRPKLACARCKEGVVAAPAGETPLPGALPGPGLLAQLLVGKYRDGLPVHRQQAIFDKRYGVKLPPSTLGDWVAGASDLLVPLVALLKRRTLSDFLLHTDDTGVRVLDKEDARGVKRGHLWPYIGQGGNLFVEYTPDWSSQGPQAVLANFQGYLVVDGYKGYQALFGHASPRTEVGCWMHARRGFERAHLAGDARGSTVLALVQKLYAVERQATQASLSCQARLALRLEKSAPVCLELFGLLTDWAPHVPPKTPLGKAIAYALHRSVPLGRFLEDGRVPLDNGEAERLIKLIVLGRKNWLFLGSDAAGHRAAAVYSLVLSCYRLEMDPWAYFRDVLPKLGDTLFPASRIAELLPEAWAQQPAQQR
- a CDS encoding GAF domain-containing sensor histidine kinase, which gives rise to MKFLGDLDEASLARTQRCNRRLVEPSRLQAIRDTGLMDTPQEEAFDRLARLAAQLLDVPLTIMSLVDADRQFFKADFGLPSPFRETRQLPIDASLCRYTLEGEPIISSNAPADPFLKFHPSTGPWGIVALIVLPLINPDGHVLGTFCCIQPKVREWTSRDLTVMRELTASIMTEINLRNQIQKLKTEQNLRDTFVAALTHDLRTPLTAAKMSVQVLGRRHADLPSVQSSVARVSGSLDRAERMIQNLLDASRIQAGQRVALEMGECDFHAVIAQTLDELAAVYPERFVLKAEGMFTMRADPLGLRRIVENLASNAAKYGAPGTPIEVLLERSEHQVVLQVRNQGTPIAADELQTIFEPFHRTRSATESAEKGWGLGLPLVRGLVEAHGGTATVTSSAEEGTCFTVALPLEATSHQRLSA